The following proteins come from a genomic window of Achromobacter sp. AONIH1:
- a CDS encoding GNAT family N-acetyltransferase: MLELARINPSRNAAEPWTGPAPKVLVVGLARTADEIEQIQRLRYDVFTEDMGAVFPDAQDGVEHDRFDPFCEHLMVRELDAGRVVGTYRILTPEKAREAGGYYSESEFDLSGLGPIRDELVEVGRSCTHADYRNGTVIMLLWSGLAEYLRRGGYQYVLGCASVSLRDDGVTAAEVWRTISKQLPQGDEPYVEPLHRYPVEKLNSTLPARVPPLIKGYLKLGARVCGQPAWDPDFNAADFPVLLKMDGMDERYRRHFGLDQPAPTGQR, translated from the coding sequence ATGCTGGAACTAGCACGCATCAACCCAAGCCGTAATGCCGCCGAACCGTGGACGGGCCCCGCCCCCAAGGTGCTGGTGGTCGGCCTGGCGCGCACGGCAGACGAAATCGAGCAGATCCAACGTCTGCGCTACGACGTCTTCACAGAGGATATGGGCGCGGTCTTTCCCGATGCCCAGGACGGTGTCGAGCATGATCGCTTCGACCCGTTTTGCGAACATCTGATGGTTCGCGAACTCGACGCCGGCCGTGTGGTGGGTACATACCGCATCCTGACCCCGGAAAAAGCCCGGGAGGCCGGCGGCTACTACTCCGAATCCGAATTCGATCTCTCGGGCCTGGGTCCGATCCGCGACGAGCTGGTGGAAGTCGGCCGCTCGTGCACGCACGCCGACTATCGCAACGGCACCGTCATCATGCTGCTGTGGTCCGGCCTGGCCGAGTACCTGCGCCGTGGCGGCTACCAGTACGTGCTGGGCTGCGCCAGCGTCAGCCTGCGCGACGACGGCGTCACCGCCGCCGAAGTGTGGCGCACCATCTCCAAGCAGCTGCCGCAGGGCGATGAGCCGTATGTCGAGCCGCTGCACCGCTACCCGGTGGAAAAGCTCAACAGCACGCTGCCGGCCCGCGTGCCGCCGCTGATCAAGGGCTACCTGAAACTGGGCGCGCGCGTCTGCGGCCAGCCTGCCTGGGATCCGGATTTCAACGCCGCCGACTTCCCGGTGCTGCTGAAGATGGACGGCATGGACGAGCGCTATCGCCGCCACTT